The following proteins are encoded in a genomic region of Streptomyces lunaelactis:
- a CDS encoding MFS transporter encodes MTPPAEPAQVNHRATYREVLAEPRFRLLFSTRTVAITADAMRITTFSVLVFSATGSALLSALAFGIGFIPQLFGSLLLGSLADQLPPRALITGGYALTCAAALLIALVRMPVAASLGVVALVALATPVFSGASSRLVAQCLEGDAYVLGRSLNNIASSGAQLFGLALGGAVVAVLGPHRALAVSAALYLGCALAIRIRLPRLQLEESGGTPGGARGDGGAVRASLHGAGLLLRGRTVRRLMLAQWLPPAFIAGAEGLVVAYAGGRHFAPGWYAVLMGCLPVGMLVGDLLVGRLLQPPTRERLVVPLIALMGLPLLGFAAEPGVGVSSCLLLLCGFGFAYGLGLQRPFLDALPQDGQGQAFGLLGSGGMTLQGVGPACFGSVAAGIGTGGAIALAGGAAALTAGWLLTWHQPTSPVPVPNYSTASENRTEQHACSSPAQ; translated from the coding sequence ATGACCCCACCCGCCGAACCCGCGCAGGTCAACCACCGTGCCACCTACCGGGAGGTGCTGGCCGAGCCGCGATTCCGGCTGCTCTTCTCAACCCGCACCGTCGCGATCACTGCGGACGCGATGCGGATCACCACGTTCTCGGTGCTGGTCTTCTCGGCTACCGGCTCCGCGCTGCTGAGCGCACTGGCCTTCGGCATCGGCTTCATCCCGCAGCTGTTCGGCTCGCTGCTGCTGGGCTCACTGGCCGACCAACTGCCGCCCCGCGCGCTCATCACCGGCGGCTACGCCTTGACGTGCGCCGCCGCCCTGCTGATCGCCCTGGTGCGGATGCCGGTCGCGGCAAGCCTCGGTGTCGTGGCGCTGGTCGCCCTCGCCACACCGGTGTTCAGCGGCGCGTCGAGTCGGCTGGTCGCGCAGTGCCTGGAGGGCGATGCCTATGTACTGGGCCGTTCACTGAACAACATCGCCTCCTCCGGCGCGCAATTGTTCGGTCTGGCGCTGGGAGGTGCGGTCGTCGCGGTACTCGGCCCGCACCGGGCGCTCGCGGTAAGCGCCGCCCTTTACCTCGGCTGCGCGCTCGCTATCCGCATCCGGCTACCCCGGCTGCAGCTGGAAGAGTCCGGCGGCACACCCGGCGGCGCTCGGGGCGATGGCGGGGCCGTCCGGGCAAGCCTGCACGGTGCCGGCCTGCTGCTGCGCGGACGCACGGTGCGACGACTGATGCTGGCCCAGTGGCTCCCGCCAGCGTTCATAGCGGGCGCGGAAGGCCTGGTCGTCGCCTACGCCGGAGGACGCCACTTCGCGCCCGGCTGGTACGCGGTGCTGATGGGCTGCCTGCCGGTCGGCATGCTCGTCGGTGACCTGCTGGTGGGCCGACTCCTCCAGCCACCCACCCGGGAGCGACTGGTAGTCCCGTTGATCGCGCTGATGGGACTGCCGCTGCTCGGCTTCGCCGCCGAACCCGGAGTGGGCGTCTCGTCCTGTCTGCTGCTGCTCTGCGGCTTCGGATTCGCCTACGGTCTCGGCCTGCAACGGCCGTTCCTGGACGCCCTGCCGCAGGATGGCCAGGGCCAGGCCTTCGGTCTGCTCGGCTCCGGCGGCATGACGCTGCAAGGCGTCGGGCCGGCCTGCTTCGGCTCGGTGGCCGCAGGCATCGGAACAGGCGGCGCAATCGCCCTGGCAGGCGGCGCGGCGGCACTTACCGCCGGCTGGCTTCTCACCTGGCACCAGCCCACCTCCCCGGTCCCCGTCCCGAACTACTCAACTGCATCAGAGAACCGCACCGAACAGCATGCGTGTAGCTCTCCTGCGCAGTAA
- a CDS encoding winged helix-turn-helix domain-containing protein, whose translation MLRFEVSVEDLLRSRFALSPALDLCLLLRSLAGQGQPLPRAWATRLMPAFERLRRETELNAVLALQTPQGGPNFVAPPPRGLNQTWADDLAMIRATPLEAARHEFATTATGPSARDPRVRAVLDSTDAVSRIAEAMDQAWHELLAADWPQLRAICERDVVHRVGVIGEHGWATTIESLHPGVAWRAGGIEIGFFRGGTVRLAGDGLLLIPSVFVGHIAAHLEDPWPRTLVYPARGTAALWGEQETVPQPDALTALVGRARARLLLALDAPASTSHLARSLAMAPGAVGDHLAILRGAGLLVRARSGRSVLYRRTPLGEALVAGSG comes from the coding sequence GTGCTGCGCTTCGAAGTCTCCGTCGAGGACCTGCTGCGCAGCCGCTTCGCGCTGTCGCCCGCGCTGGACCTCTGCCTACTGCTGCGCTCGCTCGCCGGCCAAGGCCAGCCGCTGCCGCGAGCCTGGGCCACCCGGCTCATGCCGGCCTTTGAACGGCTTCGCCGCGAGACCGAACTGAACGCCGTCCTCGCCCTGCAGACCCCGCAAGGCGGACCGAACTTCGTCGCCCCGCCCCCGCGCGGCCTCAACCAGACCTGGGCTGACGACCTGGCCATGATCCGGGCCACACCGCTGGAAGCGGCCCGCCACGAATTCGCCACCACTGCGACCGGCCCGTCCGCCCGTGATCCCCGCGTACGCGCAGTGCTGGACTCGACGGACGCCGTCTCCAGGATCGCCGAGGCGATGGACCAGGCGTGGCACGAGCTGCTCGCCGCGGACTGGCCGCAACTGCGCGCGATCTGTGAGCGCGATGTCGTGCACCGGGTGGGGGTGATCGGCGAACACGGATGGGCCACGACCATCGAGAGCCTGCACCCGGGCGTCGCCTGGCGCGCCGGCGGTATCGAGATCGGCTTCTTCCGAGGCGGAACAGTCCGCCTCGCCGGCGACGGGCTCCTGCTGATCCCTTCGGTCTTCGTCGGGCATATCGCCGCCCACCTGGAAGACCCCTGGCCCAGGACCTTGGTCTATCCAGCCCGCGGCACCGCCGCCCTGTGGGGCGAACAGGAGACCGTCCCCCAACCGGACGCGCTGACCGCTCTGGTCGGCCGGGCCCGAGCCCGGCTGCTGTTGGCGCTGGACGCCCCGGCCAGTACCAGCCACCTCGCCCGAAGCCTCGCCATGGCACCCGGCGCGGTAGGCGACCACCTCGCCATCCTGCGAGGCGCGGGGCTGCTCGTCCGCGCCCGGTCCGGACGGTCGGTGCTCTACCGGCGCACCCCGCTCGGCGAGGCACTGGTCGCCGGTTCGGGCTGA
- a CDS encoding ABC transporter ATP-binding protein, producing the protein MDGGADFPPDTQSAEVAESDTFEALLDAGGIFAELYKLSQDR; encoded by the coding sequence GTGGATGGCGGCGCGGATTTCCCACCGGATACGCAGTCGGCGGAAGTCGCCGAGTCCGACACCTTCGAGGCGCTCCTGGACGCGGGCGGAATCTTCGCCGAGCTGTACAAACTCTCCCAGGACCGGTGA